In Pengzhenrongella sicca, a single genomic region encodes these proteins:
- a CDS encoding Maf family protein, translating into MTRLLLASASPARRATLAAAGIDALVVSSEVDEEAVLAAARARFGTLEPADAVLVLAQAKAQWVVEDQVESDGDDLLYLGCDSMLELDGEIFGKPADAAQATARWRTMRGATGVLHTGHWLIDDRDPAAGGTGGTLGATSSTIVHFADLSDAEIDAYVATGEPLAVAGAFTIDGLGGAFVTGIEGDHHGVVGISLPLLRGLLADVGVAISDLWR; encoded by the coding sequence GTGACCCGACTGCTGCTCGCCTCCGCCTCCCCCGCCCGACGCGCGACCCTCGCTGCGGCGGGCATCGATGCCCTCGTCGTCTCCTCCGAGGTCGACGAGGAGGCTGTGCTCGCGGCCGCGCGCGCGCGCTTCGGCACCCTCGAGCCCGCCGACGCCGTCCTCGTCCTCGCGCAGGCCAAGGCCCAGTGGGTGGTCGAGGACCAGGTGGAGTCCGACGGCGACGACCTGCTCTACCTCGGCTGCGACTCGATGCTCGAGCTCGACGGCGAGATCTTCGGCAAGCCCGCCGACGCGGCACAGGCCACCGCGCGGTGGCGGACCATGCGCGGCGCCACCGGCGTGCTCCACACCGGGCACTGGCTCATCGACGACCGGGACCCCGCGGCCGGCGGGACCGGCGGGACGCTCGGGGCGACGTCGTCGACGATCGTGCACTTCGCCGACCTGAGCGACGCCGAGATCGACGCGTACGTCGCGACCGGCGAGCCCCTCGCCGTCGCGGGCGCGTTCACGATCGACGGCCTCGGCGGCGCCTTCGTCACCGGGATCGAGGGCGATCACCACGGCGTCGTCGGCATCAGCCTGCCGCTGCTGCGCGGCCTTCTCGCCGACGTCGGCGTGGCCATCTCCGACCTCTGGCGCTAG
- a CDS encoding acetyl/propionyl/methylcrotonyl-CoA carboxylase subunit alpha: MPAISKVLVANRGEIAVRIVRACRDAGLASVAVYADPDREALHVRLADEAFALNGMRSAETYLDIAKLLDVARRAGADAVHPGYGFLAENAEFASAVIGAGLTWIGPPPAAIEALGDKVSARHIAQRAGAPLVPGTSEPVEDPAEIHEFAAQHGLPVAIKAAFGGGGRGLKVARTTDEIDEMFESAVREATAAFGRGECFVERYLENPRHVETQCLADAYGTVVVVSTRDCSLQRRHQKLVEEAPAPFLSELQNKQLVTASIAILREAGYVGAGTCEFLVALDGSISFLEVNTRLQVEHPVTEEVTGIDLVREQFRLAAGEPLGYDQVTTRGHAFEFRLNGEDPAANFLPTPGRVSRFRLPTGPGIRVDSGIVEGDSISGAFDSMLAKLIVTGATRTQAVQRARRALAELEIVGIPTVVPFHRAVLDEPAFVPADPEQPFTIHTRWIETEFADRLAGLRADPETSAPSSADDEPEPVLTERVVVEVGGKRLEVVIPAGLSLGRRSPGARRPVRRTPTRSAAVASGTELCSPMTGTIVKVAVADGVDVAEGDLVVVLEAMKMEQPLLAHRAGRISGLAAGVGASVGAGTLICDIVG, encoded by the coding sequence GTGCCCGCCATCTCAAAGGTCCTTGTCGCAAACCGTGGCGAGATCGCCGTCCGCATCGTCCGGGCCTGCCGCGACGCCGGACTCGCGTCCGTCGCCGTCTACGCCGACCCCGACCGCGAGGCGCTGCACGTGCGCCTCGCCGACGAGGCGTTCGCGCTCAACGGGATGCGGTCCGCGGAGACCTACCTCGACATCGCCAAGCTGCTCGACGTCGCGCGGCGCGCGGGCGCCGATGCCGTGCACCCGGGCTACGGCTTCCTCGCCGAGAACGCAGAGTTCGCGAGCGCCGTCATCGGCGCCGGCCTGACCTGGATCGGCCCGCCGCCGGCCGCCATCGAGGCGCTCGGCGACAAGGTCAGCGCGCGGCACATCGCCCAGCGCGCCGGCGCGCCGCTCGTGCCGGGCACGTCGGAGCCCGTCGAGGACCCGGCCGAGATCCACGAGTTCGCCGCGCAGCACGGCCTGCCCGTCGCCATCAAGGCGGCCTTCGGCGGCGGCGGCCGCGGCCTCAAGGTCGCCCGCACGACCGACGAGATCGACGAGATGTTCGAGTCCGCCGTGCGCGAGGCGACCGCCGCGTTCGGCCGCGGCGAGTGCTTCGTAGAGCGCTACCTCGAGAACCCCCGGCACGTCGAGACGCAGTGTCTCGCGGACGCCTACGGGACGGTCGTCGTCGTCTCGACCCGCGACTGCTCGCTCCAGCGCCGGCACCAGAAGCTCGTCGAGGAGGCGCCCGCGCCGTTCCTGTCCGAGCTGCAGAACAAGCAGCTCGTGACCGCCTCCATCGCGATCCTGCGCGAGGCCGGCTACGTCGGCGCGGGGACCTGCGAGTTCCTCGTCGCGCTCGACGGCTCGATCTCATTCCTCGAGGTCAACACGCGGCTGCAGGTCGAGCACCCGGTCACCGAGGAGGTCACCGGGATCGACCTCGTGCGCGAGCAGTTCCGCCTCGCCGCCGGCGAGCCCCTCGGCTACGACCAGGTCACCACACGCGGGCACGCGTTCGAGTTCCGCCTCAACGGCGAGGACCCGGCCGCGAACTTCCTGCCGACCCCGGGCCGGGTGAGCCGGTTCCGCCTGCCGACCGGCCCCGGGATCCGCGTCGACTCGGGCATCGTCGAGGGCGACTCCATCTCGGGCGCCTTCGACTCGATGCTCGCCAAGCTCATCGTGACCGGCGCGACCCGGACCCAGGCCGTGCAGCGTGCCCGCCGCGCGCTCGCCGAGCTGGAGATCGTCGGCATCCCCACCGTCGTGCCGTTCCACCGCGCGGTGCTCGACGAACCGGCGTTCGTGCCCGCCGACCCGGAGCAACCGTTCACCATCCACACCCGCTGGATCGAGACCGAGTTCGCCGACCGCCTCGCCGGGCTGCGCGCCGATCCCGAGACGTCCGCGCCGTCGTCGGCGGACGACGAGCCCGAGCCGGTCCTGACCGAGCGCGTCGTCGTCGAGGTCGGCGGCAAGCGGCTCGAGGTCGTCATCCCGGCGGGCCTGTCGCTCGGCCGCCGCTCCCCCGGGGCCCGGCGTCCGGTCCGGCGCACCCCGACCCGGTCCGCGGCGGTCGCGTCGGGCACCGAGCTGTGCTCGCCGATGACCGGCACGATCGTCAAGGTCGCGGTCGCCGACGGTGTGGACGTCGCCGAGGGCGACCTGGTCGTCGTGCTCGAGGCGATGAAGATGGAGCAGCCACTGCTCGCCCACCGCGCCGGGCGCATCTCGGGCCTCGCTGCCGGCGTGGGCGCCAGCGTCGGCGCCGGCACGCTGATCTGCGACATCGTCGGCTGA
- a CDS encoding NUDIX hydrolase has product MPAPSGPPAPAEPPTPAGPPGPTRPPGPFHRHAGDGWALCGQGHRHWGLHGAAGLLLARRGADGTADAVVLQHRALWSDLGGTWGFPGGALAPGESAQSGALREAAEEAGIPAAAVRLRGAVVLDHGGWTYTTVLADALVPFEPAATDAESVEVRWVGLNDVERLPLLPAFGAAWGHLRELIERPADSPPGTGPTPDGAARPT; this is encoded by the coding sequence GTGCCAGCACCGTCCGGGCCGCCAGCACCAGCGGAGCCACCCACGCCAGCCGGGCCGCCCGGCCCGACGCGCCCGCCCGGCCCGTTCCATCGGCACGCGGGCGACGGCTGGGCGCTGTGCGGCCAGGGCCATCGGCACTGGGGCCTGCACGGCGCCGCCGGGCTGCTGCTGGCGCGGCGCGGCGCCGACGGCACGGCCGACGCCGTCGTGCTCCAGCACCGCGCGCTGTGGAGCGACCTCGGCGGCACCTGGGGTTTCCCCGGCGGCGCGCTCGCCCCCGGCGAGTCGGCTCAGAGCGGCGCGCTGCGCGAGGCCGCCGAGGAGGCCGGGATCCCGGCCGCCGCGGTCCGCCTGCGCGGCGCCGTCGTGCTCGACCACGGCGGCTGGACCTACACGACCGTGCTCGCCGATGCGCTCGTGCCGTTCGAGCCGGCGGCCACCGACGCCGAGAGCGTCGAGGTGCGCTGGGTGGGGCTCAACGACGTCGAGCGGCTCCCGCTGCTGCCCGCGTTCGGCGCGGCGTGGGGCCACCTGCGCGAGCTGATCGAGCGACCCGCGGACTCGCCGCCGGGCACCGGTCCGACGCCGGACGGCGCCGCGCGTCCGACGTGA
- the efeU gene encoding iron uptake transporter permease EfeU, whose protein sequence is MVANYLIGLREGLEAALVVGILVAYLVKSGRRDLLPQVWLGVGLAVVVSLGFGAALTYGPQCLTFTAQEAIGGTLSIAAVGLVTWMIFWMGRTARHLRADLQHKLDDAISAGRWAVLVMALLAVGREGLETALFLWAAASATGSSTRPLVGAALGLGTALVLGWLIYRGALRLNLRVFFAWTGIFLIVVAGGVLAYGVHDLQEAGILPGLTNLAFDVSAAVPPSSWYGTLLKGVFNFSPATTWLELIVWVAYVSVTLTLFVRSVWFNHPAPRPAAQLHPAT, encoded by the coding sequence ATGGTCGCCAACTACCTGATCGGTCTGCGCGAAGGCCTCGAGGCCGCGCTCGTCGTCGGCATCCTCGTCGCCTACCTGGTCAAGTCGGGGCGCCGCGACCTGCTGCCGCAGGTGTGGCTCGGCGTCGGCCTCGCGGTCGTCGTCTCCCTCGGCTTCGGCGCCGCCCTGACCTACGGGCCCCAGTGCCTGACGTTCACGGCGCAAGAGGCGATCGGCGGGACGCTGTCGATCGCGGCCGTCGGGCTCGTCACCTGGATGATCTTCTGGATGGGCCGGACCGCGCGGCACCTGCGGGCGGACCTGCAGCACAAGCTCGACGACGCGATCAGCGCCGGGCGCTGGGCCGTGCTCGTGATGGCGCTGCTCGCCGTCGGGCGCGAGGGGCTTGAGACGGCGCTGTTCCTGTGGGCCGCCGCGTCCGCCACGGGCTCGTCGACCCGGCCGCTGGTCGGCGCCGCGCTCGGCCTCGGGACCGCCCTGGTGCTCGGCTGGCTGATCTACCGCGGCGCGCTCCGGCTCAACCTGCGGGTGTTCTTCGCCTGGACGGGGATCTTCCTGATCGTCGTCGCCGGCGGCGTCCTCGCGTACGGCGTGCACGACCTGCAGGAGGCCGGGATCCTGCCCGGCCTGACGAACCTCGCGTTCGACGTCTCTGCCGCCGTCCCGCCGTCCAGCTGGTACGGCACGCTCCTCAAGGGCGTCTTCAACTTCTCCCCCGCCACGACCTGGCTCGAGCTCATCGTCTGGGTCGCCTACGTGAGCGTGACCCTGACCCTGTTCGTGCGCAGCGTCTGGTTCAACCACCCGGCGCCCCGCCCTGCTGCCCAGCTGCACCCCGCCACCTGA
- the efeO gene encoding iron uptake system protein EfeO gives MPAPRTRAVVAATALLATLVACTPNDTSTPDGTSGAATLTVDSSADACVLSGDTAPSGNVVFEVTNSGDEVTEFYLLAEDGLQILSEVENIGPGITRDLVLVARPGSYQTACKPGMVGEGIRADFTVTDSGAQVGPTGAVADQLEVATTNYVAYVKDQTEQLLTATEAFAASYTAGDDDAARAAYAPTRVHWERIEPVAESFGDLDPRMDLREADVEAGAEWTGWHLLEKDLWAPVAADNGGAEYVPLTPEQRSTYAAQLVADTQELYDRVHSDEFTLTADQIGNGAKSLLDEVATGKVTGEEEAWSHTDLWDFQANVDGAKVGYAGLRDVVAAKDADLAATLDERFEQVQALLDAQRVGDGFALYTDLTEDEIKALAASVDALGEPLSRLTSAVVL, from the coding sequence ATGCCCGCACCCAGGACTCGCGCCGTCGTCGCGGCCACAGCCCTGCTGGCCACGCTCGTCGCCTGCACCCCGAACGACACCTCGACTCCGGACGGCACGAGCGGCGCCGCCACGCTGACGGTCGACTCGAGCGCCGACGCGTGCGTGCTCTCGGGCGACACCGCGCCGTCGGGCAACGTGGTGTTCGAGGTGACCAACTCGGGCGACGAGGTGACGGAGTTCTACCTGCTGGCCGAGGACGGACTGCAGATCCTCTCCGAGGTCGAGAACATCGGCCCGGGGATCACGCGCGACCTCGTGCTCGTGGCCCGCCCCGGCAGCTACCAGACGGCGTGCAAGCCCGGCATGGTCGGTGAGGGCATCCGGGCCGACTTCACCGTCACCGACTCGGGCGCACAGGTCGGCCCGACCGGCGCCGTCGCCGACCAACTCGAGGTCGCGACCACGAACTACGTCGCGTACGTCAAGGACCAGACCGAGCAGCTGCTCACCGCGACCGAAGCCTTCGCGGCGTCCTACACCGCGGGCGACGACGACGCAGCGCGGGCCGCGTACGCGCCGACCCGCGTGCACTGGGAGCGGATCGAGCCGGTCGCGGAGTCGTTCGGCGACCTCGACCCGCGGATGGACCTGCGTGAGGCCGACGTCGAGGCGGGCGCCGAGTGGACCGGCTGGCACCTGCTCGAGAAGGACCTGTGGGCGCCCGTCGCCGCGGACAACGGCGGCGCCGAGTACGTCCCGCTCACGCCGGAGCAGCGGAGCACCTACGCGGCCCAGCTCGTCGCGGACACCCAGGAGCTCTACGACCGGGTGCACAGCGACGAGTTCACGCTGACCGCCGACCAGATCGGCAACGGCGCGAAGAGCCTGCTCGACGAGGTCGCCACGGGCAAGGTCACCGGCGAGGAGGAGGCCTGGTCGCACACGGACCTCTGGGACTTCCAGGCCAACGTCGACGGCGCCAAGGTGGGCTACGCGGGCCTGCGCGACGTCGTCGCGGCCAAGGACGCCGACCTCGCCGCGACCCTGGACGAGCGGTTCGAGCAGGTCCAGGCGCTGCTCGACGCGCAGCGCGTGGGCGACGGGTTCGCGCTGTACACGGACCTGACCGAGGACGAGATCAAGGCCCTCGCGGCCTCGGTCGACGCGCTCGGCGAGCCGCTCTCGCGCCTGACCTCCGCCGTCGTGCTCTAG
- the efeB gene encoding iron uptake transporter deferrochelatase/peroxidase subunit, with the protein MPRITRRDRSDAPSSPAATPGISRRAVLGLAGAGAATAGLGVAGGFAAARAGADAAGPAGPARSYAFAGEHQAGIVTPAQDRLHFASWDLTTTSREEVVALLRRWTAAAARMTQGLPAGEFGPDSGPYDAPPDDTGEAANLDASGLTLTFGFGRSLFVGADGADRFGLAGRLPAALADLPHFPGDVLEPGRTGGDLAVQACADDPQVAVHAIRNLSRLAFGTASVRWSQLGYGRTSSTSTAQRTPRNLFGFKDGTANLKLEEPELVDDHVWVAADDDADEGTDSRWMAGGSYLVSRRIRMTIETWDRSSLREQEAIVGRTKGDGAPLSGGTEFTEPDLAATGRGDVPLIATDSHVRLAHPTSNAGARMLRRGYNYTDGSDGLGRLDAGLFFLAYVRDPRTQYTPMQTVLARDDAMSEYLRHTGSGLWAVPPGVASGATMGTADGAYIGQGLFT; encoded by the coding sequence ATGCCCAGGATCACGCGCCGCGACCGGAGCGACGCCCCGTCGAGCCCCGCCGCCACTCCCGGGATCTCGCGCCGCGCCGTCCTCGGCCTCGCCGGGGCCGGCGCGGCGACCGCCGGCCTCGGCGTGGCCGGCGGCTTCGCGGCCGCGCGCGCGGGCGCCGACGCGGCCGGCCCGGCGGGTCCAGCCCGCAGCTACGCGTTCGCCGGCGAGCACCAGGCCGGCATCGTGACGCCCGCGCAGGATCGCCTGCACTTCGCGAGCTGGGACCTCACCACCACCTCGCGCGAGGAGGTGGTCGCCCTGCTGCGGCGGTGGACCGCGGCGGCGGCCCGGATGACCCAGGGGCTGCCCGCGGGCGAGTTCGGCCCCGACTCCGGCCCGTACGACGCGCCGCCGGACGACACCGGCGAGGCCGCGAACCTCGACGCGTCCGGACTGACGCTCACGTTCGGCTTCGGCCGGAGCCTGTTCGTCGGAGCCGACGGCGCGGACCGCTTCGGGCTGGCCGGCCGGCTCCCCGCGGCCCTCGCCGACCTGCCGCACTTCCCCGGCGATGTGCTCGAGCCGGGGCGCACGGGCGGCGACCTCGCCGTCCAGGCGTGCGCCGACGACCCGCAGGTCGCCGTGCACGCGATCCGCAACCTGTCCCGGCTCGCGTTCGGCACAGCCTCCGTGCGGTGGAGCCAGCTCGGGTACGGGCGCACGTCGTCGACGTCGACGGCGCAGCGCACCCCGCGCAACCTGTTCGGGTTCAAAGACGGCACGGCGAACCTCAAGCTCGAGGAGCCCGAGCTGGTCGATGACCACGTCTGGGTCGCGGCCGACGACGACGCGGACGAGGGCACGGACAGCCGGTGGATGGCCGGCGGCTCCTACCTCGTCTCGCGGCGGATCCGCATGACGATCGAGACCTGGGACCGGTCCTCGCTGCGCGAGCAGGAGGCGATCGTGGGCCGGACCAAGGGCGACGGCGCGCCGCTGTCGGGCGGCACGGAGTTCACCGAGCCCGACCTCGCCGCGACGGGCCGCGGGGACGTCCCGCTGATCGCGACCGACTCACACGTGCGGCTCGCGCACCCGACGAGCAACGCCGGCGCGCGGATGCTGCGCCGCGGCTACAACTACACCGACGGGTCCGACGGGCTGGGGCGCCTCGACGCCGGGCTGTTCTTCCTCGCGTACGTGCGCGATCCGCGCACGCAGTACACGCCCATGCAGACCGTGCTCGCGCGCGACGACGCGATGAGCGAGTACCTGCGGCACACCGGCTCGGGCCTGTGGGCCGTGCCGCCGGGGGTCGCCAGCGGTGCGACGATGGGCACCGCCGACGGCGCGTACATCGGGCAGGGCCTGTTCACCTGA
- a CDS encoding NAD(P)H-quinone dehydrogenase: MGRVSTRAQDLQETRVVVVGGGPGGYEAALVARRWGADVTVVERQGLGGAAVLTDVVPSKTLIATSEWMTRFERGGELGIRPAEDGMPIASESAAAVRVDLGVVNTRVLALAAAQSADIRARLEREGVRVIVGSGRLDGPQRVLVEEAGGGAQSLDADVILLATGAAPRVLPAAQPDGERILTWTQLYALTALPERLIVVGSGVTGAEFAGAYNALGADVVLVSSRDRVLPGEDPEAAGVIEEVFRARGMTVMAHSRAVSAVRTETGVEVTLADGRVVSGSHVLLAVGSVPNTAGLGLEEAGVRLSPSGHVEVDRVSRTSARGVYAAGDCTGVLALASVAAMQGRIAMAHALGDAVIPLDPKAVAATIFTTPEIATVGYDEDELKAIGTAYLVKTLPLRGNPRAKMLGLRYGFVKLYAHSVTGVLLGGVVVAHRASELIFPITLAFSQRLTADQVAESFTVYPSLSGTVAEVARMLHRHQG; the protein is encoded by the coding sequence ATGGGGCGCGTGAGCACCCGGGCGCAGGACCTGCAGGAGACGCGCGTCGTCGTCGTCGGGGGTGGTCCCGGCGGGTACGAGGCCGCGCTCGTGGCGCGGCGCTGGGGCGCGGACGTCACAGTCGTGGAGCGGCAGGGGCTCGGCGGCGCCGCGGTCCTCACGGACGTCGTGCCGTCCAAGACGCTGATCGCCACGTCGGAGTGGATGACGCGGTTCGAGCGCGGCGGCGAGCTCGGGATCCGGCCGGCGGAGGACGGCATGCCGATCGCGTCGGAGTCGGCCGCGGCGGTGCGGGTCGACCTCGGGGTCGTGAACACGCGCGTGCTCGCGCTCGCGGCCGCGCAGTCCGCCGACATCCGGGCGCGGCTCGAGCGCGAGGGCGTGCGCGTGATCGTCGGCTCCGGGCGGCTCGACGGGCCGCAGCGCGTCCTGGTCGAGGAAGCCGGGGGCGGCGCACAGAGCCTCGACGCCGACGTCATCCTCCTCGCGACCGGCGCCGCGCCGCGCGTGCTGCCCGCGGCGCAGCCGGACGGCGAGCGGATCCTCACCTGGACGCAGCTGTACGCGCTCACGGCGCTGCCCGAACGGTTGATCGTGGTCGGGTCTGGCGTCACGGGCGCGGAGTTCGCCGGGGCGTACAACGCGCTCGGCGCGGACGTCGTGCTGGTCTCCAGCCGCGACCGCGTGCTGCCAGGGGAGGATCCGGAGGCGGCCGGGGTGATCGAGGAGGTGTTCCGGGCCCGGGGGATGACGGTCATGGCGCACTCGCGGGCGGTCTCCGCCGTCCGGACCGAGACGGGGGTCGAGGTGACGCTCGCGGACGGCCGCGTGGTGAGCGGCTCGCACGTGCTCCTGGCGGTCGGCTCGGTGCCGAACACCGCGGGCCTCGGGCTCGAGGAGGCGGGTGTGCGGCTCAGCCCGAGCGGGCACGTCGAGGTCGACCGGGTCTCGCGCACCTCGGCGCGCGGGGTCTACGCCGCCGGCGACTGCACCGGCGTGCTCGCGCTCGCGTCGGTGGCCGCGATGCAGGGGCGGATCGCGATGGCGCACGCGCTCGGGGACGCGGTCATCCCGCTCGACCCGAAGGCGGTCGCGGCGACCATCTTCACGACGCCGGAGATCGCGACCGTCGGGTACGACGAGGACGAGCTCAAGGCCATCGGTACCGCCTACCTGGTCAAGACCCTGCCGCTACGCGGCAACCCCCGGGCGAAGATGCTCGGCCTGCGCTACGGCTTCGTCAAGCTGTACGCGCACTCGGTGACCGGCGTGCTGCTCGGCGGCGTGGTGGTCGCCCACCGCGCGAGCGAGCTGATCTTCCCGATCACGCTCGCCTTCTCGCAGCGGCTGACCGCCGACCAGGTGGCCGAGTCCTTCACGGTATATCCCTCATTGTCGGGAACCGTGGCGGAGGTCGCGCGGATGCTGCACCGGCACCAGGGGTAG
- a CDS encoding purine-nucleoside phosphorylase yields the protein MRPAPDSPTLVLDDPAVDPFDVARAAAAHLAQVTGVPRHDVALVLGSGWGGAADLLGETVAEVPSHEVPGFVAPAVAGHVGTIRSIRIAGSDRHALVLGSRTHLYEGLGVRRVVHGVRTAAAAGATSIVLTNGCGGLNRAWAAGTPVLISDHLNLTATSPLEGATFVDLTDLYSPRLRALAREVDASLDEGVYAQFPGPHYETPAEVRMAGILGADLVGMSTTLEAIAARHAGLEVLGLSLVTNLAAGISPTPLSHAEVIEAGRDAGPRISALLAEICRRI from the coding sequence ATGCGACCAGCGCCGGACTCCCCCACCCTCGTACTCGACGACCCGGCGGTGGATCCGTTCGACGTGGCTCGCGCCGCGGCGGCGCACCTCGCCCAGGTCACGGGCGTCCCACGCCACGACGTCGCCCTCGTGCTCGGGTCCGGCTGGGGCGGCGCGGCCGATCTGCTCGGCGAGACCGTCGCGGAGGTCCCGAGCCACGAGGTGCCCGGCTTCGTCGCGCCCGCGGTCGCCGGCCACGTCGGCACCATCCGGTCGATCCGGATCGCGGGCAGCGACCGGCACGCGCTCGTGCTCGGCTCGCGCACGCACCTGTACGAGGGCCTCGGCGTGCGGCGCGTCGTGCACGGCGTGCGCACGGCCGCGGCCGCCGGCGCGACCTCGATCGTCCTGACGAACGGCTGTGGGGGCCTGAACCGCGCGTGGGCCGCGGGCACCCCGGTGCTCATCTCCGACCACCTCAACCTCACCGCGACGTCGCCGCTCGAGGGCGCCACGTTCGTGGACCTGACGGACCTGTACTCGCCGCGGCTGCGCGCGCTCGCGCGCGAGGTGGACGCGTCGCTCGACGAGGGCGTGTACGCCCAGTTCCCCGGCCCGCACTACGAGACCCCGGCCGAGGTGCGCATGGCGGGGATCCTCGGCGCCGACCTGGTCGGCATGTCGACGACGCTCGAGGCGATCGCGGCGCGGCACGCGGGCCTCGAGGTGCTCGGCCTGTCGCTGGTGACCAACCTCGCCGCGGGGATCAGCCCGACGCCGCTGTCCCACGCCGAGGTCATCGAGGCGGGCCGCGACGCCGGCCCCCGGATCAGTGCCCTGCTCGCCGAGATCTGCCGAAGGATCTGA
- a CDS encoding phospho-sugar mutase has product MTGEPAHPDAFTLGADVRRWMADDPDPDTAAEVGRLLADAELPAPAGDSPAARATRARAAEARADLADRFSGPLLFGTAGLRGVLGGGPHRMNRAVVIRAAAGLAAYLLETVGAADDATPRVVVGYDARHNSRAFALDTAAVMVGAGIEALLLPSALPTPVLAFATRHLNADAGVMVTASHNPARDNGYKVYLGGRAATGSGQGVQIVPPADAEIAATIAAVASVASVPRAETGWTVLGPDLLDDYVAGVVGLADPAGPRALRIVHTSLHGVGGVVAERILRGAGFTDLHPVLEQAEPDPDFPTVAFPNPEEPGAIDLALGLAQDSGADLVIANDPDADRCAIAVRDPRARSHHGPDTAGADGWRMLHGDEVGVLLGAYLADRARPAAAGGHAPVLANSIVSSRLLARIAAARGLAHASTLTGFKWIARVDGLLFGYEEAIGYCVDPARVRDKDGLSAALLVAELAAGLKSAGRTLIDALDDLAREHGLHLTDQLSARYVDLAQIPATMARVRSAPPATLAGSPVTEVVDLADGVDGLAPTDGLRLLAADGTRVVVRPSGTEPKVKCYLEVIVPVATDADDAALTRARAVARERLDAVATDLRVALGLVEPPR; this is encoded by the coding sequence ATGACCGGCGAGCCCGCCCACCCGGACGCCTTCACCCTCGGCGCCGACGTGCGCCGCTGGATGGCGGACGACCCCGACCCGGACACCGCGGCCGAGGTCGGCCGCCTCCTGGCCGACGCCGAGCTCCCCGCGCCAGCGGGCGACTCCCCCGCGGCACGGGCGACCCGCGCCCGGGCCGCCGAGGCGCGCGCCGACCTGGCCGACCGGTTCAGCGGCCCGCTCCTGTTCGGCACCGCCGGCCTGCGCGGCGTGCTCGGCGGCGGCCCCCACCGGATGAACCGGGCCGTCGTGATCCGCGCCGCCGCGGGCCTGGCGGCCTACCTGCTCGAGACGGTCGGTGCGGCCGACGACGCGACGCCGCGCGTCGTCGTCGGCTACGACGCTCGGCACAACTCGCGCGCGTTCGCGCTCGACACCGCCGCCGTCATGGTCGGCGCCGGGATCGAGGCGCTGCTCCTGCCGAGCGCACTGCCGACGCCGGTGCTCGCCTTCGCGACGCGGCACCTGAACGCCGACGCCGGCGTGATGGTCACCGCGAGCCACAACCCGGCCCGCGACAACGGGTACAAGGTGTACCTCGGCGGGCGCGCCGCGACCGGGTCGGGCCAGGGCGTGCAGATCGTGCCGCCCGCCGACGCCGAGATCGCCGCCACAATCGCCGCCGTGGCATCCGTCGCGTCCGTGCCCCGCGCCGAGACCGGCTGGACCGTGCTCGGCCCGGACCTGCTGGACGACTACGTCGCCGGCGTCGTCGGCCTGGCCGATCCCGCGGGCCCGCGCGCGCTGCGCATCGTGCACACTTCGCTGCACGGCGTCGGCGGCGTGGTTGCCGAGCGCATCCTGCGCGGCGCGGGCTTCACCGACCTGCACCCCGTGCTCGAGCAGGCGGAGCCGGACCCGGACTTCCCCACGGTCGCGTTCCCGAACCCGGAGGAGCCCGGCGCGATCGACCTGGCGCTCGGGCTGGCCCAGGACTCGGGCGCCGACCTCGTCATCGCGAACGACCCCGACGCCGACCGGTGCGCGATCGCCGTCCGGGACCCGCGGGCCCGCTCGCACCACGGTCCCGACACCGCGGGCGCAGACGGCTGGCGGATGCTGCACGGCGACGAGGTCGGCGTGCTGCTAGGCGCCTACCTCGCCGACCGCGCGCGCCCCGCGGCCGCCGGCGGGCACGCCCCCGTGCTCGCCAACTCCATCGTCTCCTCGCGCCTCCTGGCGCGCATCGCGGCCGCGCGCGGGCTCGCCCACGCGAGCACCCTCACCGGGTTCAAGTGGATCGCGCGCGTGGACGGCCTGCTGTTCGGCTACGAGGAGGCGATCGGCTACTGCGTCGACCCGGCGCGCGTGCGCGACAAGGACGGCCTGAGCGCGGCCTTGCTCGTCGCCGAGCTCGCCGCCGGGCTGAAGTCGGCGGGCCGGACCCTCATCGACGCGCTCGACGACCTCGCGCGCGAGCACGGGCTGCACCTGACCGACCAGCTCTCGGCGCGCTACGTCGACCTCGCGCAGATCCCGGCGACGATGGCGCGGGTCCGGTCCGCGCCGCCGGCGACGCTGGCCGGCTCCCCCGTCACGGAGGTCGTGGACCTGGCCGACGGCGTCGACGGCCTCGCGCCGACCGACGGGCTGCGGCTGCTCGCCGCCGACGGCACGCGCGTGGTGGTCCGCCCGAGCGGCACCGAGCCCAAGGTCAAGTGCTACCTCGAGGTCATCGTGCCGGTGGCGACGGACGCCGACGATGCCGCGCTCACCCGCGCCCGCGCCGTCGCCCGCGAGCGCCTGGACGCGGTCGCGACCGACCTGCGCGTGGCGCTGGGCCTCGTCGAGCCGCCCCGCTAG